The following coding sequences are from one Macaca nemestrina isolate mMacNem1 chromosome 1, mMacNem.hap1, whole genome shotgun sequence window:
- the LOC105473221 gene encoding msx2-interacting protein isoform X3, giving the protein MQIEVTAWIGPETESENEFRPLDERIDEFHPKATRTLFIGNLEKTTTYHDLRNIFQRFGEIVDIDIKKVNGVPQYAFLQYCDIASVCKAIKKMDGEYLGNNRLKLGFGKSMPTNCVWLDGLSSNVSDQYLTRHFCRYGPVVKVVFDRLKGMALVLYNEIEYAQAAVKETKGRKIGGNKIKVDFANRESQLAFYHCMEKSGQDIRDFYEMLAERREERRASYDYNQDRTYYESVRTPGTYPEDSRRDYPARGREFYSEWETYQGDYYESRYYDDPREYRDYRNDPYEQDIREYSYRQRERERERERFESDRDRDHERRPIERSQSPVHLRRPQSPGASPSQAERLPSDSERRLYSRSSDRSGSCSSLSPPRYEKLDKSRLERYTKNEKTDKERTFDPERVERERRLIRKEKVEKDKTDKQKRKGKVHSPSSQSSETDQENEREQSPEKPRSSNKLSREKADKEGIAKNRLELMPCVVLTRVKEKEGKVIDHTPVEKLKAKLDNDTIKSSALDQKLQVSQTEPAKSDLSKLESVRMKVPKEKGLSSHVEVVEKEGRLKARKHLKPEQAADGVSAVDLEKLEARKRRFADSNLKAEKQKPEVKKSSPEMEDARMLSKKQPDVSSREVILLREGEAERKPVRKEILKRESKKIKLDRLNTVASPKDCQELASISVGSGSRPSSDLQARLGEPTGESVENQEIQSKKPIPSKPQLKQLQVLDDQGPEREDVRKNYCSLRDETPERKSGQEKSHSVNTEEKIGIDIDHTQSYRKQMEQSRRKQQMEMEIAKSEKFGSPKKDVDEYERRSLVHEVGKPPQDVTDDSPPSKKKRMDHVDFDICTKRERNYRSSRQISEDSERTGCSPSVRHGSFHEDEDPIGSPRLMSVKGSPKVDEKVLPYSNITVREESLKFNPYDSSRREQMADMAKIKLSVLNSEDELNRWDSQMKQDASRFDVSFPNSIIKRDSLRKRSVRDLEPGEVPSDSDEDGEHKSHSPRASALYESSRLSFLLRDREDKLRERDERLSSSLERNKFYSFALDKTITPDTKALLERAKSLSSSREENWSFLDWDSRFANFRNNKDKEKVDSAPRPIPSWYMKKKKIRTDSEGKMDDKKEDHKEEEQERQELFASRFLHSSIFEQDSKRLQHLERKEEDSDFISGRIYGKQTSEGANSTTDSIQEPVVLFHSRFMELTRMQQKEKEKDQKPKEVEKQEDIENHPKTPESAPENKDAELKTPPSVGPPSVTVATLESAPSALEKTAGDKMVEAPLVTEDKTVEPATVSEEAKPVSEPAPAPVEQPEQVDLPPGADPNKEAAVIPAGVEEGSLGDQLPYLDAKPPTPGASFSQAESNVDPEPDSTQPLSKPAQKSEEASEPKAEKPDTTADAEPDANQKAEAVPEAQPPASEDLEVDPPVATKDKKPNKSKRSKTPVQAPAVSIVEKPVTRKSERIDREKLKRSNSPRGEAQKLLELKMEAEKITRTASKNSAADLEHPEPSLPLSRTRRRNVRSVYATMGDHENRSPVKEPIEQPRVTRKRLERELQEAAAVPTTPRRGRPPKTRRRADEEEENETKEPAETLKPPEGWRSPRSQKTAAGGGPQGKKGRNEPKVDAARPEATTEVGPQISVKESPTEPKAAEEEAGNEQKCDRKDAGTDKNLPEAAPVEVVEKKPAPEKNSKSKRGRSRNSRLAVDKSASLKNVDAAVSPRGAAAQAGEREPGVVAVSPEKSESPQKEDGLSSQLKSDPVDPDKESEREDASASGPSPEAAQLAKQMELEQAVEHIAKLAEASASAAYKADAPEGLAPEDRDKPAHQASETELAAAIGSIINDISGEPENFPAPPPFPGESQTDLQPHAGAQALQPSEEGVETDEAVSGILETEAATESSRPPVNAPDPSAGPTDTKEARGNSSETSHSAPEAKGSKEVEVTLVRKDKGRQKTTRSRRKRNTNKKVVVPVESHVPESDQAQGESPAANEGTTLQHPEAPQEEKQSEKPHSTPPQSCTSDPSKTPSTENSSQEISVEERTPTKASVPPDLPQPPQPVPVDEEPQARFRVHSIIESDPVTPPSDPSIPIPTLPSVTAAKLSPPVSSGGIPHQSPPTKVTEWITRQEESQAQSTPSPALPPDTKASDVDTSSSTLRKILMDPKYVSATGVTSTSVTTAIAEPVSAAPCLHEAPPPPVESKKPLEEKTTAPVTNNSETQASEVPVAADKEKVAPVIAPKITSVISRMPVSIDLENSQKITLAKPAPQTLTGLVSALTGLVNVSLVPVNALKGPVKGSVTTLKSLVSTPAGPVNVLKGPVNVLTGPVNVLTTPVNATVGTVNAAPGTVNAAASAVNATASAVTVTAGAVTAASGGVTATTGTVTMAGAVIAPSAKCKQRASANENNRFHPGSMPVIDDRPADAGSGTGLRVNTSEGVVLLSYSGQKTEGPQRISAKISQIPPASAMDIEFQQSVSKSQVKPDSVTASQPPSKGPQAPAGYANVATHSTLVLTAQTYNASPVISSVKADRPSLEKPEPIHLSVSTPVTQGGTVKVLTQGINTPPVLVHNQLVLTPSIVTTNKKLADPVTLKIETKVLQPANLGSTLTPHHPPALPSKLPTEVNHVPSGPSIPADRTVSHLAATKLDAHSPRPSGPGPSSFPRASHPSSTASTALSTNATVMLAAGIPVPQFISSIHPEQSVIMPPHSITQTVSLSHLSQGEVRMNTPTLPSITYSIRPEALHSPRAPLQPQQIEVRAPQRASTPQPAPAGVPALASQHPPEEEVHYHLPVARATAPVQSEVLVMQSEYRLHPYTVPRDVRIMVHPHVTAVSEQPRAADGVVKVPPASKAPQQPGKEAAKTPDAKATPAPAPVPVPVPVPLPAPAPAPHSEARILTVTPSNQLQGLPLTPPVVVTHGVQIVHSSGELFQEYRYGDIRTYHPPAQLTHTQFPAASSVGLPSRTKTAAQGPPPEGEPPQPPQPVQSTQPAQPVQSTQPAQTAPPCPPSQLSQPGQPPSGKMPQVSQEAKGTQTGLEQPRLPAGPANRPPEPHTQVQRAQVETGPTSFPSPVSVSMKPDLPVPLPTQTAPKQPLFVPTTSGPSTPPGLVLPHTEFQPTPKQDSSPHLTSQRPVDMVQLLKKYPIVWQGLLALKNDTAAVQLHFVSGNNVLAHRSLPLSEGGPPLRIAQRMRLEASQLEGVARRMTVETDYCLLLALPCGRDQEDVVSQTESLKAAFITYLQAKQAAGIINVPNPGSNQPAYVLQIFPPCEFSESHLSRLAPDLLASISNISPHLMIVIASV; this is encoded by the exons AGAGGAACGAAGGGCATCCTACGACTATAACCAAGATCGTACATATTATGAGAGTGTTCGAACTCCAGGCACTTACCCTGAGGATTCCAGGCGGGACTATCCAGCTCGAGGGAGAGAGTTTTATTCAGAATGGGAAACTTACCAAGGAGACTACTATGAATCACGATACTATGATGATCCTCGGGAATACAGGGATTACAGGAATGATCCTTATGAACAAGATATTAGGGAATATAGTTACAGGCAAAGGGAACGAGAAAGAGAACGTGAAAGATTTGAGTCCGACCGGGACAGAGACCATGAGAGGAGGCCAATTGAACGAAGTCAAAGTCCAGTTCACTTGCGACGTCCACAGAGTCCTGGAGCGTCTCCCTCTCAGGCAGAGAGGTTGCCGAGTGATTCTGAGAGGAGGCTTTACAGCCGATCCTCAGACCGGAGTGGAAGCTGTAGCTCACTTTCCCCTCCAAGATATGAGAAACTTGACAAATCTCGTTTGGAGCGctatacaaaaaatgaaaagacagataAAGAACGAACTTTTGATCCCGagagagtggagagagagagacgcTTAATACGGAAGGAAAAAGTGGAAAAGGACAAAACTGACAAGCAAAAACGCAAAGGAAAGGTTCACTCCCCTAGTTCTCAGTCTTCAGAAACCGACCAAGAAAATGAGCGAGAACAAAGCCCTGAAAAGCCAAGGAGTTCTAATAAACTGAGCAGAGAGAAAGCTGACAAAGAAGGAATAGCAAAAAACCGCCTAGAACTCATGCCTTGCGTGGTTTTGACTCgagtgaaagagaaagagggaaaggtcATTGACCACACTCCTGTGGAAAAGTTGAAAGCCAAGCTTGATAATGACACTATTAAATCTTCAGCCCTGGACCAGAAACTTCAGGTCTCTCAGACGGAGCCTGCAAAGTCTGACTTGTCTAAACTGGAATCTGTTAGAATGAAAGTACCAAAGGAAAAGGGGCTTTCAAGCCATGTTGAAGTGGTGGAGAAGGAGGGCAGGCTTAAAGCCAGGAAGCACCTCAAGCCTGAGCAGGCTGCAGACGGGGTAAGTGCTGTGGATCTGGAAAAGCTGGAAGCAAGGAAAAGGCGCTTTGCAGATTCcaatttaaaagcagaaaagcaaaaaCCAGAGGTCAAGAAAAGTAGTCCAGAGATGGAGGATGCTCGCATGCTTTCAAAAAAGCAGCCTGACGTATCCTCTAGAGAGGTCATTCTGCTGAGGGAAGGAGAGGCCGAAAGAAAGCCTGTGAGGAAAGAAATTCTTAAAAGAGaatctaaaaaaatcaaactggaCAGACTTAATACTGTTGCCAGCCCCAAAGACTGTCAGGAGCTTGCCAGTATTTCTGTTGGGTCTGGCTCAAGGCCCAGCTCAGACCTACAAGCAAGACTGGGAGAACCAACAGGTGAATCTGTGGAAAATCAAGAAATCCAATCAAAAAAACCCATTCCCTCAAAACCACAGCTCAAACAGCTACAGGTATTAGATGATCAAGGACCAGAGAGAGAAGACGTTAGGAAAAACTACTGCAGTCTTCGTGATGAAACACCTGAACGTAAATCAGGCCAAGAGAAATCACATTCAGTAAATACTGAAGAAAAAATTGGCATTGACATCGATCACACGCAGAGTTACCGAAAACAAATGGAGCAGAGTCGTAGGAAACAGCAGATGGAAATGGAAATAGCCAAGTCTGAGAAGTTTGGCAGTCCTAAAAAAGATGTAGATGAATATGAAAGACGTAGCCTCGTTCACGAGGTAGGCAAACCCCCTCAAGATGTCACTGATGACTCTCCTCCcagcaaaaagaaaaggatggaTCATGTTGATTTTGATATCTGCACCAAGAGAGAACGGAATTACAGAAGTTCACGCCAAATCAGCGAAGATTCTGAAAGGACTGGTTGTTCTCCCAGTGTCCGACATGGTTCCTTCCATGAAGACGAGGATCCCATAGGCTCCCCTAGGCTAATGTCAGTAAAGGGGTCTCCTAAAGTAGATGAAAAAGTCCTGCCCTATTCTAACATAACAGTCAGGGAAGAGTCTTTAAAATTTAATCCTTATGATTCTAGCAGGAGAGAACAGATGGCAGATATGGCCAAAATAAAACTATCTGTCTTGAATTCTGAAGATGAACTAAATCGTTGGGACTCTCAGATGAAACAAGATGCCAGCAGATTTGATGTGAGTTTCCCAAACAGCATAATTAAGAGAGATAGCCTTCGAAAAAGGTCTGTACGAGATCTGGAACCTGGAGAGGTGCCTTCTGATTCTGATGAAGATGGTGAACACAAATCCCACTCACCCAGAGCCTCTGCATTATATGAAAGTTCTCGATTGTCTTTTTTATTGAGGGACAGAGAAGACAAGCTACGTGAGCGAGATGAAAGACTCTCTAGTTCTTTAGAAAGGAACAAATTTTACTCTTTTGCATTGGATAAGACAATCACACCAGACACTAAAGCTTTGCTTGAAAGAGCTAAATCCCTCTCTTCATCTCGTGAAGAAAATTGGTCTTTTCTTGATTGGGACTCCCGATTTGCAAATTTTCGaaacaacaaagataaagaaaaggttGACTCTGCTCCAAGACCTATTCCATCCTGGtacatgaaaaagaagaaaattaggaCTGATTCAGAAGGGAAAATGGATGATAAGAAAGAGGACCATAAAGAAGAAGAGCAAGAGAGGCAGGAATTGTTTGCTTCTCGTTTTTTACACAGCTCAATCTTTGAACAAGATTCCAAGCGATTGCAGCATctagagagaaaagaggaagactCTGACTTCATTTCTGGTAGGATCTATGGTAAGCAGACATCTGAGGGAGCAAACAGCACAACTGATTCCATTCAAGAACCAGTAGTTCTGTTCCATAGCAGATTTATGGAGCTCACACGAatgcaacagaaagaaaaagaaaaagaccagaaACCCAAAGAGGTTGAGAAACAGGAAGATATAGAGAATCATCCCAAGACCCCAGAATCTGCTCCTGAGAATAAAGATGCAGAACTAAAAACTCCACCTTCCGTTGGGCCTCCAAGTGTCACAGTCGCAACTCTAGAGTCAGCCCCATCAGCACTAGAGAAGACCGCTGGTGACAAAATGGTAGAGGCGCCTTTGGTAACAGAAGATAAGACTGTGGAGCCAGCCACTGTCTCAGAAGAAGCAAAGCCTGTGTCTGAACCTGCTCCTGCCCCTGTGGAACAGCCGGAACAAGTGGACCTGCCCCCAGGAGCAGACCCCAATAAAGAAGCTGCTGTGATTCCGGCAGGTGTTGAGGAAGGTTCATTAGGTGACCAGCTGCCTTATCTGGATGCCAAGCCTCCAACTCCCGGGGCCTCGTTTTCCCAGGCAGAGAGCAATGTAGATCCAGAGCCTGACAGTACCCAGCCACTTTCAAAACCAGCTCAGAAGTCTGAGGAGGCCAGTGAGCCAAAGGCTGAAAAGCCAGACACCACTGCAGATGCTGAGCCTGATGCAAACCAGAAAGCTGAAGCTGTTCCTGAGGCTCAGCCCCCAGCTTCTGAAGATTTAGAGGTTGATCCTCCAGTTGCTACAAAGGATAAAAAGCCAAACAAAAGCAAGCGTTCAAAGACCCCTGTTCAGGCACCTGCAGTAAGTATCGTGGAGAAGCCCGTCACAAGGAAGAGTGAGAGGATAGACCGGGAAAAACTCAAGCGGTCCAATTCTCCTCGGGGAGAAGCACAGAAGCTTTTGGAattgaagatggaggcagagaagaTTACAAGGACTGCTTCTAAAAACTCTGCTGCAGACCTTGAACATCCCGAACCAAGTTTGCCTCTTAGCCGAACAAGGCGCCGTAATGTAAGGAGCGTCTATGCAACCATGGGTGACCATGAAAACCGCTCTCCTGTCAAAGAGCCCATTGAGCAACCAAGAGTGACCAGAAAGAGATTGGAGCGAGAGCTTCAGGAGGCCGCGGCGGTTCCCACCACCCCTCGGAGGGGAAGGCCTCCAAAGACACGCCGGCGAGCCGATGAAGAGGAGGAGAACGAGACCAAGGAACCTGCAGAAACACTCAAGCCACCTGAGGGATGGCGGTCCCCACGGTCCCAGAAAACTGCAGCTGGTGGTGGCCCCcaagggaaaaagggaagaaatgaacCGAAGGTGGATGCTGCACGTCCTGAGGCCACCACTGAGGTGGGCCCCCAAATAAGTGTGAAAGAGAGCCCCACGGAACCCAAGGCCGCTGAGGAAGAGGCAGGGAACGAACAGAAATGTGACAGAAAAGATGCTGGCACAGACAAAAATCTCCCTGAAGCCGCCCCTGTTGAAGTTGTAGAGAAAAAACCGGCCCCTGAAAAAAACTCCAAATCAAAGAGAGGAAGATCTCGAAACTCCAGGTTAGCAGTGGACAAATCTGCAAGTCTGAAAAATGTGGATGCTGCTGTCAGTCCCAGGGGGGCTGCAGCACAGGCAGGGGAGAGGGAACCCGGGGTGGTGGCAGTCTCCCCTGAGAAAAGTGAGAGTCCCCAAAAGGAGGATGGTTTATCATCCCAATTGAAAAGTGATCCAGTTGATCCAGACAAGGAATCAGAGAGAGAAGACGCGTCTGCCTCTGGGCCGTCCCCAGAAGCCGCCCAGTTAGCCAAGCAGATGGAGCTGGAGCAGGCCGTGGAACACATCGCAAAGCTTGCTGAGGCCTCTGCCTCTGCTGCCTATAAGGCAGATGCACCAGAGGGCCTTGCCCCAGAAGACAGGGACAAGCCTGCACACCAAGCAAGTGAAACAGAGCTGGCTGCGGCCATTGGCTCCATCATCAATGACATTTCTGGGGAGCCAGAAAACTTCCCAGCACCTCCACCTTTTCCTGGAGAATCCCAGACAGATCTGCAGCCCCACGCAGGTGCACAGGCGCTGCAGCCTTCTGAGGAAGGAGTGGAGACGGATGAGGCTGTATCTGGCATCCTGGAAACTGAGGCTGCTACAGAATCTTCGAGGCCGCCAGTCAATGCTCCTGACCCCTCAGCAGGCCCAACAGATACCAAGGAAGCCAGAGGAAATAGCAGTGAAACCTCACACTCGGCGCCAGAAGCCAAAGGGTCTAAAGAAGTGGAAGTCACTCTTGTTCGGAAAGACAAAGGGCGCCAGAAGACAACCCGATCACGCCGCAAACGGAACACAAACAAGAAAGTGGTGGTGCCTGTAGAGAGCCATGTCCCTGAATCTGACCAAGCTCAAGGCGAGAGTCCTGCTGCAAATGAGGGGACAACACTACAGCACCCCGAAGCCCCACAGGAAGAAAAGCAGAGTGAGAAACCCCATTCCACTCCTCCTCAGTCATGTACTTCTGACCCAAGCAAGACTCCCTCCACAGAGAATTCATCCCAAGAGATCAGTGTTGAGGAAAGGACTCCAACCAAAGCATCTGTGCCCCCAGACCTTCCCCAGCCCCCCCAGCCAGTGCCGGTGGATGAGGAACCTCAAGCCAGGTTCAGGGTGCATTCCATCATTGAGAGTGACCCGGTGACCCCACCCAGCGATCCAAGCATCCCCATACCCACACTGCCTTCTGTAACTGCAGCAAAGCTTTCACCTCCTGTCTCCTCTGGGGGGATCCCACATCAGAGCCCCCCTACTAAGGTGACAGAGTGGATCACAAGGCAGGAGGAGTCACAGGCTCAGTCTACTCCATCTCCAGCTCTTCCCCCAGACACAAAGGCCTCTGATGTCGACACCAGCTCCAGCACCCTGAGGAAGATTCTCATGGACCCCAAGTATGTGTCTGCAACAGGTGTCACTTCCACAAGTGTCACCACGGCCATTGCAGAGCCTGTCAGTGCTGCCCCTTGCCTACATGAGGCCCCGCCCCCTCCAGTTGAATCTAAAAAGcctttagaagaaaaaacaacagCTCCAGTGACAAACAACTCTGAGACACAAGCCTCGGAGGTGCCGGTAGCTGCTGACAAGGAAAAGGTGGCTCCAGTCATTGCTCCCAAAATTACCTCTGTTATTAGCCGGATGCCTGTCAGCATTGACTTGGAAAATTCACAGAAGATAACCTTGGCAAAACCAGCTCCTCAAACCCTCACTGGCCTGGTGAGTGCGCTCACTGGCCTGGTGAATGTCTCCCTGGTCCCAGTGAATGCCCTGAAAGGTCCCGTGAAGGGCTCAGTGACCACACTGAAAAGTTTGGTGAGCACCCCTGCTGGACCCGTGAACGTCCTGAAGGGGCCTGTGAATGTTCTTACGGGGCCAGTGAATGTTCTCACCACTCCAGTGAACGCCACGGTGGGCACAGTGAATGCCGCCCCAGGCACGGTTAATGCTGCCGCGAGTGCAGTGAATGCCACAGCAAGTGCAGTGACCGTCACAGCGGGTGCGGTTACTGCTGCATCTGGTGGTGTGACGGCCACAACAGGCACGGTGACAATGGCAGGGGCAGTGATTGCGCCGTCAGCAAAGTGCAAACAGAGAGCGAGTGCTAATGAAAACAATCGGTTTCACCCAGGGTCCATGCCTGTGATCGACGATCGTCCAGCAGACGCAGGCTCAGGGACGGGACTGCGTGTGAACACTTCCGAAGGGGTTGTGCTCCTGAGTTATTCAGGGCAGAAGACTGAAGGCCCACAGCGGATCAGCGCCAAGATCAGCCAGATCCCCCCGGCCAGTGCAATGGACATTGAATTTCAGCAGTCGGTGTCCAAGTCCCAGGTCAAACCGGATTCTGTCACAGCATCGCAGCCTCCATCCAAAGGTCCTCAAGCTCCTGCAGGCTATGCAAACGTGGCCACCCATTCCACGTTGGTACTGACCGCCCAGACATATAACGCCTCTCCTGTGATTTCGTCTGTGAAGGCCGATAGGCCATCCTTGGAGAAGCCCGAGCCCATTCACCTCTCGGTGTCCACGCCTGTCACCCAGGGAGGCACGGTGAAGGTTCTCACCCAGGGGATCAACACGCCCCCTGTGCTGGTTCACAACCAGCTGGTCCTCACCCCAAGCATTGTCACCACAAACAAAAAGCTTGCTGACCCCGTCACCCTTAAAATTGAGACCAAGGTCCTTCAGCCGGCCAACCTGGGGTCCACGCTTACGCCCCACCACCCTCCTGCTCTGCCCAGCAAACTGCCTACAGAAGTAAACCATGTCCCCTCGGGGCCCAGCATCCCAGCAGATCGAACTGTCTCCCATTTGGCAGCCACAAAGCTCGACGCTCATTCTCCTCGACCCAGTGGACCCGGGCCGTCCTCATTCCCAAGGGCAAGCCACCCTAGCAGCACTGCCTCCACGGCGCTCTCCACCAATGCCACAGTCATGCTGGCTGCAGGCATTCCAGTGCCCCAGTTCATCTCCAGCATCCACCCAGAGCAGTCTGTCATCATGCCACCCCACAGCATCACCCAGACTGTGTCCCTGAGCCACCTCTCGCAGGGCGAGGTGAGAATGAACACTCCCACGCTGCCCAGTATCACCTACAGCATCCGGCCAGAAGCGCTTCACTCTCCTCGGGCTCCGCTGCAGCCCCAGCAAATAGAGGTCAGGGCCCCACAGCGTGCCAGCACCCCGCAGCCAGCCCCAGCTGGCGTGCCTGCGCTGGCCTCCCAGCACCCTCCCGAGGAGGAAGTGCATTATCACCTTCCCGTCGCTCGAGCCACAGCCCCTGTGCAGTCAGAGGTACTAGTCATGCAGTCTGAGTACCGACTGCACCCCTATACCGTGCCGCGGGATGTGAGGATCATGGTGCATCCACATGTGACAGCAGTCAGCGAGCAGCCCAGGGCCGCGGATGGGGTCGTGAAGGTGCCACCAGCCAGCAAGGCCCCTCAGCAGCCAGGGAAGGAAGCTGCCAAGACACCAGATGCCAAAGccacccccgcccctgcccccgtccctgtccctgtccccgtccccctccctgctcctgcccctgcccctcacAGTGAGGCCCGTATCCTCACAGTTACCCCCAGTAACCAACTCCAGGGCCTGCCTCTGACCCCTCCTGTGGTGGTGACCCACGGGGTGCAGATTGTGCACTCCAGCGGGGAGCTGTTTCAAGAGTACCGGTACGGCGACATCCGCACCTACCACCCCCCAGCCCAGCTCACACACACTCAgtttcctgctgcttcctctgtTGGCCTGCCTTCCCGGACCAAGACAGCTGCTCAG GGCCCTCCTCCTGAAGGTGAGCCCCCGCAGCCCCCTCAGCCTGTGCAGTCCACACAGCCAGCCCAGCCTGTGCAGTCCACACAGCCTGCCCAGACAGCACCACCCTGCCCGCCCTCCCAACTCAGCCAGCCCGGCCAGCCACCAAGCGGCAAGATGCCTCAAGTGTCCCAGGAGGCAAAGGGGACTCAGACGGGACTAGAGCAGCCTCGCCTCCCAGCTGGACCTGCAAACAGGCCGCCTGAGCCTCATACCCAGGTTCAGAGGGCACAAGTGGAAACAGGCCCaacttccttcccctcccctgtgTCTGTCTCCATGAAGCCTGACCTTCCAGTCCCTCTTCCCACTCAGACTGCCCCAAAACAGCCGTTGTTTGTCCCAACAACCTCTGGCCCCAGCACCCCACCAGGACTGGTTCTGCCACACACTGAATTCCAGCCAACCCCCAAACAAGATTCCTCTCCACACCTGACTTCACAGAGACCCGTGGATATGGTTCAGCTTCTGAAG AAGTACCCCATCGTGTGGCAGGGCCTGCTGGCCCTGAAGAATGACACAGCTGCTGTGCAGCTCCACTTCGTCTCTGGCAACAATGTCCTGGCCCATCGGTCCCTGCCCCTTTCTGAAGGAGGGCCCCCACTAAGGATCGCCCAGAGGATGCGGCTGGAGGCATCGCAGCTGGAAGGGGTTGCCCGAAGGATGACG GTGGAGACAGATTACTGTCTGCTGCTGGCTCTGCCCTGTGGCCGCGACCAAGAGGATGTTGTGAGCCAGACCGAGTCCCTCAAGGCTGCCTTCATCACTTACCTGCAGGCTAAGCAGGCGGCAGGGATCATCAACGTTCCCAACCCTGGCTCTAATCAG CCTGCCTACGTGCTGCAGATCTTCCCGCCTTGTGAGTTCTCTGAGAGTCACCTGTCCCGCCTGGCCCCTGACCTCCTTGCCAGCATCTCCAACATCTCTCCCCACCTCATGATTGTCATTGCCTCCGTGTGA